Within the uncultured Draconibacterium sp. genome, the region AAGTTTTGAAAAGGTTTGGCAATTCTTGCTTAACAAATACAAACATTGACTTGACTTATCCAGTATCCAGCTGGATGGTACCCATACCCCAACCAAACGTGGAGGGGAGGCTGTGGCGTACCAGGGCAGGAAAAAATCCAAGACAAGCAATATGCTCATTCTAACAGACAATCGGGGGATGCCATTGGCATGTAGCGACCCAATTGCGGGTAACCACAACGATGCTTTTGAGCTTGTCCCTATATTCAGCGATATGTTGGATGGCCTGCAATTGGCAAGCATACCTATTGATGGCTTGTTCCTAAATGCCGATGCTGGTTTTGATACGGAAGATTTTCGCACTTACTGTTTTCAAAAAGACATCATCGGCAACATTGACCAAAACAAACGTAATGGTAGTGAGCACGGGCATTTATTTGATGAGCTACTATACAAATGCAGGTTTGTGGTAGAAAGAACTAATGCATGGCTTGATGCTTTCAAAGCTATTCTGGTACGTTTTGAA harbors:
- a CDS encoding transposase family protein gives rise to the protein MDGTHTPTKRGGEAVAYQGRKKSKTSNMLILTDNRGMPLACSDPIAGNHNDAFELVPIFSDMLDGLQLASIPIDGLFLNADAGFDTEDFRTYCFQKDIIGNIDQNKRNGSEHGHLFDELLYKCRFVVERTNAWLDAFKAILVRFETNSTHWKALNILAFAVILMRKL